TCTTAtacacagattttttttttcttttacataataaataaaaatacctatgctttttaaaaaaaagaatgttatgtaaaaaaaaaaaaaaaaaaaaggaaaaagactACTGTATATAATGCGATACCATATACAGTTATAAACAAACTATCttacaatttgaaaaataataaacacaagtttcattatttacaaaaaaaataatctttaaaagattaaataaaaaaattaatcacatcaattaagaataaatatattgaaaatgttaaaaaaatttagaaaaatccgaatttaaaattttcaaagaaaaataaaggaaaatttgAGAATGAAAGGAACTGTTCGTTATgcaattaactttaatatttttaaacataattacccaataaaatttgaaaaaatacttTCTAAAACAACCTTGGTAAAAAAAAACGGTTTGGTAcgagaaaatggaaaaaaaagaagCCATTTAGCATATTTGACTGAGCAAACTCAACAATTTAGTAAGCATTTGATAACAAATGCAAATAACAAGAAACTGTTTAATACTTTTGGGTGAAACAACCATTTCTACTGGTTAGAAGTGTAAACACATGAATGGaaatattatactaatttttcattttatttttactttattttgcatctattttttttctctattttcttaaataaacatgaatgaaaATCTTTTAGAAACTAAGAttggttaaatttatattaaagaattaaattgaaaattcgaaaaaagtttaataaaaagttattaaccTAACTTatttctgtgtttttttttttaattcagacCATGTTGTTATAAAAAACTTACTTATAATCATACagatattttagaaaaactcCAAAATCCAGGAAGAGCTAAATCATCACAgacattttgaaaaataaaacttttagaaTCACAAAATTTGCCCTGTTCTCGTGTTCCTGTTTCCTTGAGAACCTACTGAAGTCCCTCTTTCTGAAATTTTATTCCATACATGATTGACGACAAGTATCCTTCTCAGGTCAGGGTTTCAATTTTTCCCATCTCTTCAATTATTCTTTAACTTTGTTCCATGGCAATAAAGCTTCCGTCTTCGGCATGTCCTACTCGATTCCTCAGATGGGTTTATTTCTCTTCAAGCTGTATTGCAGATATTTCAGAAACCCCTGAGATTGTTAAACTCAAGGATTCATCTGAATTTGAACAAGATCTCAACTTTTTGAGAAATAAGCTAGCCCCTGACAACTTAATCCGGATCTTGGACCGTACAAATGATTTGAACTCAGCGGTTAGGATATTCAAATGGGCTTCAAGGCAAAAGAGTTTTCATCACACTTCGAACACATATTATAGGATAATTTTGAAACTGGGTATGGCTGGGAAAGTTGTGGAAATGAAGGATTTTTGTGAAAACATGGCCAAGGATAGGTGCCCTGGTACTGAAGAGGCCCTTGTGACATTGGTTCACACATTTGTGGAGCATTGTAGGATTGGAGAAGCTATTACAGTCTTAGTGAACATGAATTTGGGTGGGTATAGACTGCCCATTGGAGCTTTTAATGCTTTATTGGGTGCTCTTGTGAGTGGAAAGGATACAGAATTTCAAAAGGCGTTGTTTGTTTATAAAGAGATGGTGAAGGCATGTGTGTTACCCACAGTTGAAACtttgaattgtttgatgaagGCATTGTCTGCCACCAATCAGATTGACTTAGCTTTGGATCAATTTaggagaatgaaaaataaagggtGCAATCCAAATAGGAAGACTTTTGAGATTCTTGTGAAGGCTCTCATTGAGAATGGTCGAGTGGATGAAGCCGCTATTATTTTAGAACAAATGTTCAAAGTTCAATGTCAACCAGATTTGAGTTTTCATACCTGCATAATACCTCTGTTTTGCagggaaaataaaatagaggAGGCTGTGAAgttgtttaaaataatgaaagattcTGATTTTGAGCCAGATTCTTTCATTTATGAGGTTCTAGTAAGGTGTTTTTGCAACAACTTGCAGTTGGATTCTGCTGTTGCCCTCATAAATGAGATGATGGAAAGTGGTATGCCACCAAAGCATTATGTTCTTGTTGATATAATGAATTGCTTCTGTGAATTAGGGAAAATTAAGGAGGCTATAGTGTTTTTAGAAAGTAGACAAGTTCATGAAACTGCTCCTTTCAATACATTGCTTGAAGGTTGCTGTAATGCTGGTGAAATTCTGGCAGCAAATGTTCTGCTGGAGACAATGTCTGAGAGACACATTGCAGATTGTCAATCTTGGAACATTCTCATTAGATGGTTTTGTGAGAATGAAGACATCAAGAAGGCACATATACTTCTTGGCAGGATGATCAAATCATTTGTTATTCTTGACTGTGCAACGTATTCTGCTCTTGTAGTTGGCAACTGTAGATTGGGCAAGTATGAAGAAGCAATGAAactatttcatcaaatttgcGCCAGATGCTGGATTTTAGATTTTGCCTCATATTCTGAACTAGTTGGTGGTCTCTGCGACATCAAACATTCTGAAGATGCCATTGAAGTGTTTCACTATATGTCAATGAAGAGATGCTCTCTTCACTCCTTGGCCTTCTACAAATTGATAAAATGTGTATGTGACTCTGGACAGGTCAAAGAAGCCATAAGACTATGGCAATTAGCTTGCTTTTGTGCTATTTCTTGCTGTATTGCCACACACACTGCTATCATGCAGTTGTTGTTAAGATCAAGGAGGGCAGAAGATATGTTAGCATTCCTCTCACAAATGTTGATGGTGGGCAGTAATCTTGACCTGGAAGCATATTGTATTCTTATTCAAAGTATgagtaaacaaaacaaaataaaggaatgtgttttatttttcaatacaaTGATCAATGAAGGTCTAATACCTGATCCAGACCAACTATTTGATCAACTGTCATTCATGGCCAATCATTCTCAGTTATCTATGATTTCTAGTGCAATTGATAGAATTTCATGTGGTGACATTTTGAATTCAGCAATGTATGGCTTACTGATAACTGGCCTGTTGAAAGAGGGTAGGGAACACGAGGCCCGTCGGTTACTGGACTCAATGTTAGAAAAAGGTTGGGTTCCTGATGCAACCACTCATAATCTATTGATTGGATCTGATGTTAGAAAAGGAATGACTCAAGCAATGTTCTTTGACGATTCTGCCTCACTAGATTCTGTTAGCAATATTCTTGCAGAAGGCCTCGGGGATACATGATACTTCAGCATTGTGTAAAAAGAATCTTAATCCTGGTCAATTTCAACAGTTCAGACCACAAACTTTTGCACCACAGCAGCTAGTGAAAAGAGACATCCATAGAAGCTACCGTTCAAGACTTGAAGACACAGATTGGTCAGCTAGCTACTGCTGTGAGTGAGTTGGTGCAGCAAAAATATGGACCAATTCCTGCTCAGCCAGTGAGAAATCCAAGGATATGACAGAACCAGCAGTGGAAGACTAGTGCACTTCAGCTTCAGAGTTTTCATTCCggttttactttttctttttcattacctcagaacaattttctttctgtATTTTATGCTTAATTCTGTACTCCCTTTGATGTTTCCAGATTGCTCCCCTTGCACATTGAGGACAATGTGTGATTTAAGTTTGGGGGGAATGGTTTCTTTTTTGCACATTGACCTGCTGCCAAAGGTCACTTAAGAGTGGGAGCTGGAAAAGACAGCAGTAACCTACACCTGCCTGGAAAAGCTGAAAATGGAACCTGGACAAGACTGTCAACGTCACTTAAGAGCTGATTGGTTGGGAGCTGAACCTGTCAAGTGAAGAAGGGCTGTACCTGGACGTGTAACCTGTCTGACCAGTGAGGGCTACTTGCTGCAGCCAGTTGGAAGTGTAGTGGGCAGATTACCTTCAACTAAAGCAACCTAGTTGAGTTTGTATTAAAGTAGAAATGAATTGCTTTATTCAAacatgaaaactaaaatataagatatttcaATTACTCTAttcaaacaagagaaattaaagGAACTTGGAAATAATTCAAATACTATGGATTTTAATTTCTTGGAATTGATGAAATCTCTCATCCAAATACAAGATTAGGATTTTGTTTATGTTGTGTTTGGAGaaggaaaatttatttatttgaagaattttaagttatttacactaaaatgacttgtttgaataaagaaattagaaaaaaaattcaaatttaagaaattttagaaggtatttcaattcaataaaatagagAATTTTAAATACCTTAAAAATgtaagaaatttgaaattttacttttttttattccacTTACAAAGTCAAGTCGAGTCACTTGATGAAGGTTTAGTAAAAAATGTTGAAGGTTCACTAAAGTCAACATAGGAAGAAGGTTCAGTTCAGTCAATCCAAGATGAAAGCTTAGTCCAGTCAATCCAGGGTGAAGGTTTAGTTAAGTCATCCAGGCTAAAGGTTTAGTCAAGTTGGTTAGGACTAAAGGTCGAGTTGAGTCAACCCAAACCAAAGGTTAAGTTGGGTCGTCATGGGCCAAATGTTGACTTAGGTTGAGGTCAAACCGGATTAGCTTAGTCACGGGTCTAGTTGAGTCAGCCCAGACTACAGGTTGAGCTGAGTTGGTTCAGATCAAAAGTCAAACTAGATTTACTTGGACCGAAGATTGAACCGATTCGAGTCAGGTCAAAGATGGAGCTAGATTGAATCTCTTGGAGTAAATTCGAATTGAAAGTCAATACAAATCGTTATATATTGAAGATCAAACTAATTCAACCAGACTAAAGTATAAAGTTGAATTTgcattaacataaaaattaaattactttaatacaaacaaagaaattgaaatctaagatattttaattaattcatccaaacaaattattataaaaaataaaaaaatattaattgtaagtaatttaaatctatttattttaatttcttggaaTTATTGATATATGTGGAAACATAAGGTTAATATCTATGCGATTAGTAGGGTTAACAATTAACATGTAAGTTCCATCCTGAGTGGTACTCCATCCATCAAGGATTGTTCATTCAGCACCTAGTCTTGCAGCAATGGAACACTGACAATTCTTTCAAGAGAAGAGAAGCATATGGATATGTAAGACGTGGAAtgacttttgatttttatgacttaaaatatttactatagTTTTACAATGTGTACATGTCATGCTTTATCCATGAAGTTATTTTATGCTTCTTGCTGCAATCAAATGGTCTCAAAATGCAAGTATAGCAAATTACTAGCTAGTGACAACCTTGAGGATTAGCTTCTTTTAATTGACAGTAAAACCATGACCTTCTAATATTTATGGGGAagctaacctctctaatttatATGATACAGATGACTTTATGTTCCACATCCATGATAATTTGACAATGCTAGCTACCAACTGATTTATAGAAGAGGAATAATCTTCGTAGCTTGACTTTCTACTCATAGAGTAgtgttttcaaattttgaaatccagaTTATATTTGTGATAAGTCAAATTGATTTATCaatttacttcatttttttaataatttttttttgttggattagtcattttacaaaatatcaaaaagtaGTGTTATCAAATTTTGAACCTGATCCACTAATAATTAAACTCACCCAGATTATATTTGTGATAAGTCAAATTGAttcatcaatttatttaatttttttaataaatatttgttgttggattaatcattttataaaatattgaaaaaacactttcataaaattatttttatatgtaataattaaacaacatgaaaaatttaaaaatctatacaaaagattgtgatatatgtgtaaatgaaattttatgtttaatttatcataaatctaattaaaacctttctttttatttatatttagattaaaaaatttattattatttttaagt
This genomic interval from Vigna radiata var. radiata cultivar VC1973A chromosome 8, Vradiata_ver6, whole genome shotgun sequence contains the following:
- the LOC106769695 gene encoding putative pentatricopeptide repeat-containing protein At3g16710, mitochondrial isoform X2, encoding MAGKVVEMKDFCENMAKDRCPGTEEALVTLVHTFVEHCRIGEAITVLVNMNLGGYRLPIGAFNALLGALVSGKDTEFQKALFVYKEMVKACVLPTVETLNCLMKALSATNQIDLALDQFRRMKNKGCNPNRKTFEILVKALIENGRVDEAAIILEQMFKVQCQPDLSFHTCIIPLFCRENKIEEAVKLFKIMKDSDFEPDSFIYEVLVRCFCNNLQLDSAVALINEMMESGMPPKHYVLVDIMNCFCELGKIKEAIVFLESRQVHETAPFNTLLEGCCNAGEILAANVLLETMSERHIADCQSWNILIRWFCENEDIKKAHILLGRMIKSFVILDCATYSALVVGNCRLGKYEEAMKLFHQICARCWILDFASYSELVGGLCDIKHSEDAIEVFHYMSMKRCSLHSLAFYKLIKCVCDSGQVKEAIRLWQLACFCAISCCIATHTAIMQLLLRSRRAEDMLAFLSQMLMVGSNLDLEAYCILIQSMSKQNKIKECVLFFNTMINEGLIPDPDQLFDQLSFMANHSQLSMISSAIDRISCGDILNSAMYGLLITGLLKEGREHEARRLLDSMLEKGWVPDATTHNLLIGSDVRKGMTQAMFFDDSASLDSVSNILAEGLGDT
- the LOC106769695 gene encoding putative pentatricopeptide repeat-containing protein At3g16710, mitochondrial isoform X1, with amino-acid sequence MAIKLPSSACPTRFLRWVYFSSSCIADISETPEIVKLKDSSEFEQDLNFLRNKLAPDNLIRILDRTNDLNSAVRIFKWASRQKSFHHTSNTYYRIILKLGMAGKVVEMKDFCENMAKDRCPGTEEALVTLVHTFVEHCRIGEAITVLVNMNLGGYRLPIGAFNALLGALVSGKDTEFQKALFVYKEMVKACVLPTVETLNCLMKALSATNQIDLALDQFRRMKNKGCNPNRKTFEILVKALIENGRVDEAAIILEQMFKVQCQPDLSFHTCIIPLFCRENKIEEAVKLFKIMKDSDFEPDSFIYEVLVRCFCNNLQLDSAVALINEMMESGMPPKHYVLVDIMNCFCELGKIKEAIVFLESRQVHETAPFNTLLEGCCNAGEILAANVLLETMSERHIADCQSWNILIRWFCENEDIKKAHILLGRMIKSFVILDCATYSALVVGNCRLGKYEEAMKLFHQICARCWILDFASYSELVGGLCDIKHSEDAIEVFHYMSMKRCSLHSLAFYKLIKCVCDSGQVKEAIRLWQLACFCAISCCIATHTAIMQLLLRSRRAEDMLAFLSQMLMVGSNLDLEAYCILIQSMSKQNKIKECVLFFNTMINEGLIPDPDQLFDQLSFMANHSQLSMISSAIDRISCGDILNSAMYGLLITGLLKEGREHEARRLLDSMLEKGWVPDATTHNLLIGSDVRKGMTQAMFFDDSASLDSVSNILAEGLGDT